A region of the Alligator mississippiensis isolate rAllMis1 chromosome 5, rAllMis1, whole genome shotgun sequence genome:
atcccagcacagacccccccccaactccagtgTGGGTGAGATGGGAGGGATCAGACCCTGCTGGACCTACATAGGGAGTGACCCATTGCTGGAGAGCATGTGGCAGCTTGCAAAGCACTGACCTGAACACCTGGGTTCAATTGTTATAGGAggagagctgtgggtggggaatgagggacactggcagggctgggggggaatctCCCTGACCCCAAATGATGCTGCAGACTcggcccctctccccacacatgGCCAGTGCGTTGCAGGTCCCCTTCCCTTTCTGGTGTCACTTCAATGTGAGTTGCCCATGTGGACCGGGCATATTCGGGGCGTCGGAGCGGAGCTGACCGCTCCCCCATCTGTTGCTTCTATCCCAGAGGTGCCCTGAACCAAGACATagcacaggcagccctgccagtgcctctcactcccaacccacagccccctgcccccccagccctgctggtgcccctcacttctgacccacagccccctgccccctcactccagacctgcagcccctgcctcccagccttgctggtgcccctcgctcctgaccagAAGCCCCCtactccacccccctcccccctgccttgcgGGTGGAGCTCACTTGCAACCCACAGACCCATGACCACTGCTCCCCTGGGACTCAGTGACACAGATCCCAGCTATGAGACTCACCCCCCAGCCATTCCTCCCCATCTGGCAACTCTGAGCTTATCCGTGTTGTATAAGGGGGAGGCGGTGGGGAATCCAGATGTAGTACTTCTGCCCAGGCCTCCCTAGGGGACTtcattccctccctgccccctggctaaGAGACTGGGATGTGCTAGTCTTGACCCACATGTCACAAATAGACAGGCTGCAGGGATGccaggggcactagcagggctggggagcagggggctgcagattggACCGGGGCCACACGCAAAATCCCAGCCCGACTCGTCTGAcagaagagctggggctggttcTCCAGGGcttggggtccccagggctcccccacccctgtccccagtCTGCGAGAGCGGGCGGCGGGGGACCAGCACCTCCACTCAGCCCAGATaccgggcagggaggggggaggcagacGCCCATTGGACGAGCTCAGGTTAAGACCAAGGGTCCCAGCGGGCCGTGCCTTAGTTTCCGTGCTGGAGCGGCCTAGGAGGAGCCTGGAAGTGAGCACcgcagggcaggaggggcctgAGCCCTCGGTTCCCGCTGGGTCAGCGGGGGGGCGGCAAAGCCCCAGCAGAGCCCCCCCAGGACGGGGCAGCCCggagtgggggtgggcagggacaggggctgctgtaggatggaggtggggagggctgcTGAGCTTGAGGAGGGCAAGACCCATCAAAGATCCTGCCTGCCTGGTCTCAGCCCCCGCGCCCCCTAACCCCCACGTGGCCtagcccccgcccccctccacgTGGCCTCTCTGCCCAGAACTTGGCCACAACTTGCTTGGGGGAGAAACTTGTGTCAACGTGGCGACGGGCAGCCAATCAGCCAGCGTCCTGGCCCCGCCCCGCGGGGGTATGCCGCCCTCTCATTGGCCCCACCAGCCGAGAGGGTGGgcctgtgtgggggggctgttgcggggcagggggagccggGTTCCAGTCGGGGCTCGAACACGCGGCGGTTTGGAGCTGGGTGAGGTATGGGGAGGGGCCCTGGGGTCCCtctagttggggggggggttgggacaAAGGGCGCCTCCCCTgggcatggtggggctggggttctGATAGGGGgtgtggggcaaggctgggggctgccttgCAGGGGTGAATTGTGGGGGACTCAAGGACAGtggaagctggggaagggggcaaagTTGTGGGTAGGGCTGGGGTCTCTACCCTCCCCCATTGCCCTGTAGGCGCAGGGATGTGGGTGCTGGCAGGCTGGTGGGTGCTGGCGCTGTGTGCAGTGGGGGGGGCTCTGGCCAAGCCACCCCCGGAGAAGAAGGACCGCGTGCACCATGGCAAGGAGCTGAGCGACCACCAGCACGATGACAACCAGGATTTCCAGTATGACCACGAGGCCTTCCTGGGCAAGGAGCAGGCCAAGACCTTTGACCAGCTCACGCCCGAGGAGAGCCAGGAGCGCTTGGGGTGAGCCGGGGCCCCGgccaggcagccaggaggagacccaggcagccaggctcccagcccccaccatacACCAGCCCAGCAgaccccatgcccctcccagaGCTTGCTCCtagtgccctgtgctccctacacccccccccccccccccaaagctgggcatggaacccaggtgtctgggctcccagtctACCACTCTGCGCTAAGCCCAGGAGATGCCACTACCCTCCCAGAGCCAGGAAttaacccaggcatctgggctcgcAGGCCTCCCTGTTCCAACCCACTAAACCCCACTCCTGTCCTGGAGCGATGAGCAAACCCAGGCATCCTGTCTTTCCGGCCACATGCATCACCTCACTAAACCCCAGTGCCCTCCCAGGGCCTGgtatagaacccaggtgtcctggcttccaGCCTCCACTCTGCTGTAACCCACAAGACCCTAACTCATCTCTGAGAGCTGGGGAAAGAATCCAGGCATCCTGGCCCCCAGACACCTGCCCACCAtactccactccactcccagagctgggagtgaACCAAGGTGTCTTGGCTCCCAGGCCCTGCAGGACTGAAGGAAGAACCTGGACATCCTGGCTCTAACCCTTCAGAGAACTGCACTTTTTGGGTGCAAGGAAGGGGGCAGCCACTGGAGTTTTTGGGGCTCATGCATATGCTGCAGCTTGGgagacagaacccaggtgtccaggcctgACCTACCCTctcccctgtccctgcagcaAGATCGTGGATAGGATAGATGGGAACCGGGACGGATTCGTGACCCAGGCGGAGCTGAAGGACTGGATCCGGCACACACAGAACCGCTACATCTACGAGAATGTGGACAAGAACTGGGCTGACTACGACCGGGACCATGACGGCCGCATTGCCTGGGCCGAGTTCAAGAATGCCACCTACGGCTACTATGAGGGTGCACCTGGACGCTGGGGTCCTGTGCCTCGCCttgcttggggggggaggggaggggaggggaggggagggggctggcagctggcatgcctgggttctgtcccagctctgggaggggagaggtgtcTGGTAGGatagagctgggagccaggatgcctggattCCATTTGCAGGTCTGGGAGGGGCCTGGAGCTGTTGGAGGAGGTtggtggggggtcagggggttGAGGACAGTACAGGGGCCCTGACCCCAAGCCCCcagtggagctgcagcagggaccatgGGCATGGTCTCTACTGCCCCATAGTGGTTGGAGAAGGAATAACTCCTTGGTGGGTGGCAAAGaggccagacacctgggttctttgtgGGGAGTGAAGTCCACTGGTTAGGGCCTCAGTTGCTAGAAGCCTAGCTTTGGGAGGGCAGTGAGGTCTGATGGGTTGGAGGAAGGGGGCTggcagcctggacacctgggttctctcccagctgtgcatggggaatgaggtttggtgagctctACTTAAGGGGTGGGAGGGTGCCTGGATCCCTTCTGTGCCACAAGGATTTGATACacctgctcccccccgcccccaggtgAGGAGTTCAGTGACCTGGAGGACAAACACTCCTACCGGAAGATGCTGGTACGGGATGAACGGCGCTTCAAGGCAGCCGACAAAgatggggacctggtggccacgcGGGAGGAATTCACAGCCTTCCTGCACCCTGAGGAGTTTGATTACATGAAGGATGTTGTCATCACTGTGAGTGTcgtgcctggacacctgggtccagTCCCTGCATGGGGgtgcagtgcagggggagtgAATCCTGTGAGGTGGAGCAACAGGTattgggagccaggatgcctgggttatCTCCCAGCTTCGGGGGGGGATTGGGGTCTGGTGGATTAGAGCAGCGGGCCTGGAAGCCAGGGGGCCTGGGAGCCATCCTTGCGCTGACATGAAGTGCCTCTAGAGCTTGGAgctcagatgcctgggttctcccccatCCCCTAACCCAATTCCAGAGCCGTGCCCCCTTCTCTAGCCTTCCTCAGCTCCTAACAGCCAACAGGaccccattggggggggggggtagtggggTGGTGTTCCTATGATGCTCagcacttccccctcctcccccggccAGGAAACCATTGAGGACATTGACAAGAACGGGGATGGCTACGTCCAGGTGGACGAGTACAtcggtgagtgtgtgtgtgtgggggggggcagggctgtggggcattAGTGGGAATTGGAGGGAGGGATAAGAATCAGGAGGCCCTTCCCATGCCCCTTCTGTCCCGCCTCCCCAGGTGACATGTACAGCTCCGAGGCCGGGGAGCCAGAGCCCGACTGGGTGCGCACAGAGAGGCAGCAGTTCCTGGACTTCCGGGACATGGACCGGGACGGACGTCTGGACCCAGCCGAGATCGGGCACTGGATCCTGCCCCAGGACTACGACCATGCCGAGGTGGAGGCCAAGCACCTCATCTACGAGTCTGACAAGGACAAGGTGGGctggcaagggcaggagcagctggggagagGTAGCATGGGGGAGCCAGAGGGgtcaggctgggagtgggggcttaGGGAGGAACAGGCAAATCTTCCCTTTGGAATGAGGAACTGGGAAGTGGGTAgattcagcccccccccccccccccccccccccaagatcagtggtggggaaggggtacAGGGTAGGTGGATTTCAGATatcctcccctccacacacacatcaTAGACCAGTACTAACCCTAATCCACAGCAGTGATTTGCTTGATGATTGAGTGACCCAGGAGTGATCAAGGGGCGGGGTAGGGTGGGAGCTGATGAGGGAGGGGCCTGTGTAATTGACCCCATGCTTGTGTGTTGCACCCTACCCCCAGGACGAGCGGCTGACAAAGCAGGAGATCCTGGACAACTGGAACATGTTTGTAGGGAGCCAGGCCACTAACTATGGGGAAGACCTGACACGAAAGCATGATGAGTTGTGAATGATGAAGGCCCGGTTCACTCCCCACACAGCACAAGCTTGCCTTGGCAGGGAACCCCACCCTCTCACCCAGGCACCAAGGACCCTAGGGAGGGATTATTTATTAAAGGGGAATCAAGAGtcaggcttgggggcaggggaagagtggAAGGGGGTAGGAGCCCTAATGCTTAGGTTCTTGCTGTGCCCTGGGGAGAGTGGGGTCtattgggttggggagggggctggggctggaagtgacctgggttccctccctgaTCTAAGAAGGGAAGGGGTCAGAACAGGGAGCCAGGATACCTGAATACCCTCCCCAGCACTATCcatttccctcctctcctttcccaccccccacccacaagcACTACAACACTAACAGTATTAGGGAGCATCTCTGCCCCCAACCTGTGCCAGTGCCACCTCTCTCCAGCCCACCTCCAACCACCTGACATTATGGGGTGACCCACCAACATGGTGGTCAGTGGGTGGGAGCTGaagccccacccctgcactgcctgccacGATGGCTGCCTTTCCCACCAGGAGCTCCTGGCCAAGGCAGAGCTGTTTGTGGACAGCATTGGGGCCAGTCCCATTGATGCACGGGCATTTGGGGGAACAGCTGTAGGGGCATGGGGAGCTGAGAGGCACCTGGAGCTGTACACACAGGCCAATAAAGACATGCACCACCTTCCTCATGCTAAGCTTGCTTCATCCATGACTGGGGGGGGGTAGGGAGAACCTTGTCCTAGCAGGCTTGGGGGGCCTCCCAGCCAGGCAGAGAGGACCCAGAGGACACTGGGCAGAGGACACAGCAGCTGAagtacctgctggctgcagctggatgTCTGTGTCCCATCTCACTGCCTCACATAAGGGCCTTCTGATAATTTATAGCCAAGGTATGGGCAGGAACCCAGATCTCCTGGTCAGTCTGAGACTACCCCCAGGCAACAGCAGGTAGGCATGTAGGACCCTGGGAAAATAGGCCAGGCCCAAACCCTTGAACCGGTAGATGTAGAGGCAGAGAGCTGTTTTTGGGATGTCTGTGCCATGTGTTGAGCCTGCTTTTTCCTCAGGTCTAGGCAGCTCTGGCAGGCATGTTCAAACTCCACTCAGGCAGTTAGGTGGCATAGCTGGGCCTTCAGCACCCACCTCCAATTGGGAACTCTCCACAGCCTGGCCCAGTTCCTGCCAGGGTCCAGGCAGGTGGGTTGAATGGGAGGGAGGCAATGCCAGCCCCCTGGCACATATGGGATCCTTCCACAGATGCTTGTGTGAGAGaccttcctctgtgtgtgtgaacCTTCAGTAtaacaccatgtgcatgtgtacacaaaACCCTTCCATGCGAGACCCTCCTGTTTCTGTGCAAAACCTTCCTGTATGTGTGCAAGACCCTCCTGTGTATGCACAAGGTCCACccatgtatgtgtgcgtgtgtaactGTGAAAGACACCCTCCCATTAGGGGGAGGGTGTCCAATTTCTTCTTCCCCAGCCCTAGCTGGCTAGTACTCCAGTGCCgcagggaagaagaaaagaggttgtAAGCTGCTACACCATCCCACTACATAGTTGGCACAGAGGTGGGCcagctggacacctgggtcctccctccccagctcccagcatgttAGAGCAAGTTGCTGGGTAGGGCCTGGCCCCATACACACAGCTACAATGCGACACCCTGGACCTGCACTTGGAGGCTGCTCAAGAGCAGGGGAAGTGCCCTTTCCAGCCACCTTGATACCTGGCCTCCGCAAACTGCATGGGGGCGAGTGACAAGGCAAAGACAGGGACCTCCACCCACCATGCAAGGGGTCAGACcaaggaaggtggggaggggaggtctaCTTGCATCCTAATGTAACCCCAGGCTAGAGAAATGGCTGCAGAAACACCTCCTGCCCTAACCCCACAACATTAAGAATCTTGCAGCAgtcatgaggtgcccccaggttTTAGATGCACAAAGGAGGGGGATGTTGCTTcagggcccctgccccacccctgcacacaGCAGGGCTTGGTTTCATGTCTTTATTTTCCTCATGAATGTAACCATATAAAAACATAAGTTATGAAACAGTGACAATGTGTCAGCCAGatttgggggaaggggcggggtaAAATTACTGAAGGGGGGGGACGGGACAAAACCGTCAGCAAGGACACAAAAAGAGGggtcacctcccctcccccccaaaaaaccctgcccccagcaaaaaaaaacccaaggcagGATATAGCACAGCTCAGGGGAGACTGGGGTGGTCTCAGGACTGCCCTCCTCCACTACACCAGGGGGcagccccccccctccttcaagGCCAGACACCCCCTACTCCTTGGCTGGAGATGGTGGGGGGCTAGGGGAAGTATTGAGGTACATGGAGTTATGGGGGGAGAGAACattgtttaaaagcaaaaaaaatgagATAAGGGGCAGCTAGCCCCAGGATGGAGGGCACTGGGGGAGGGTATtagactccccccccccatctataGCCACCCCCAGAAcactgtgggcagagggaggggaccCCTCCCAAATTGGCAGCTGTACACCCCCGCAATTCATaatatggggtggggggtagggggcttaTCAGCCAccctcagtccctgccccaccctcttcCACTACCCCCATGGGGCAACTAGCAGCAGGATCACACAGCGCAATGGTTAGTGAGATGttggggagagggtgggcaggagcgtgggagagaaagggggatggggggggggggtctgtgggcCGGGCTAGCGCATCCGATAGTCCGTGGAACATGACAGCTCACAGAGCTGGCCCTTGAAGTCCAGGTCGATGGTGAAGTCCAGGTCACGCTgaggtgggagcagggaaggggagacacaaggggaggggggtgagtcacAGGAGTGCCCAAATTTATGCACTCCCATGGTGCAGTGCACCAAGCCCCTCCCCTCCTGATAGTCACAGGTTAGTGCCACTTCCCATGTGTATCtatgggtgggtggtggcacacCTGCAGAACAGCCCGCCGCTCCTCCAGGGAATAAAACTGGCACTCACATTGTTCTTGGCATTGGGTTTCATGCTGATGGTGCCAAAGATCTCCTCGCCTGTCTTCACTGTCAGATAGTCCTCCATGTAGAACACTGTCTGCTTCCAGTGAGTGTAGGGGGACTCAGGGCCTGGTGGGCAGGAGACAAGTGGGGGTGTCAGAGCAGGGCTGGTAGAGGTGAGGGCCATGCCAtctgtgcagccccacccctccttgtagccccacccccttgcaaaaagaaccaccaagaTGGAACTTTCttggctctgccccttcccagggGGACATGTGCTCTTTGCCTTAGCTCCACCCCCTTTTGCAACACAAGGACAGAAATGCAAAGTTTGAGTTAAGAGGCTAAAAGTCACCAGCCTGGTCCCACCCCTTGTGCCCTAGCCTTGCCCACATATCTTCTGCTCTACCCCTAAACCCTTTGGCCCCATCCCTCCAAGCAAGGCCCACCCCTTACTGGTGGAGAAGCCGGTGCGCTTGTGACAGCGAGTGAACTCAATGTTGAAGTAGGCCACTAGGGCATGGATGTAGTCATTGCGCTTCACTTGGAGGCAGAAGGGTGACGTGAATGTCAGGTCCTCCACCTTCACCGTGTAGATGTCCACCTCCTGCAAAGGTGAAGAGCTGTTACGGTCAGCCCCCAGAGCACCCCGAGACACCCCATCCACAGGGATCGGGGTGGATGGGAACTAGCCAGCGTTCCCCAGCGTGGgcaccccatggctggcagcaCCGCATATTGCCCACCTTGATGAGGCAGGCATTGGTGACCAGCTGCTTGGGGTCTACAACATCCACGAGTGGTTCCTTGATGGCCACGTCCTTGATGCACGACATGTCAAAGCCATACACGTTCTCCCACCCTGACCGAAAGGGGAGGCACCATGAGATCCCAGCAAGAATCACATCCAACCCATACCCTGGGGGCAAGGGAGATCCAGGGATtctaccccccccctccccccccagctgct
Encoded here:
- the RCN3 gene encoding reticulocalbin-3 isoform X1, which codes for MPPSHWPHQPRGWACVGGLLRGRGSRVPVGARTRGGLELGAGMWVLAGWWVLALCAVGGALAKPPPEKKDRVHHGKELSDHQHDDNQDFQYDHEAFLGKEQAKTFDQLTPEESQERLGKIVDRIDGNRDGFVTQAELKDWIRHTQNRYIYENVDKNWADYDRDHDGRIAWAEFKNATYGYYEGEEFSDLEDKHSYRKMLVRDERRFKAADKDGDLVATREEFTAFLHPEEFDYMKDVVITETIEDIDKNGDGYVQVDEYIGDMYSSEAGEPEPDWVRTERQQFLDFRDMDRDGRLDPAEIGHWILPQDYDHAEVEAKHLIYESDKDKDERLTKQEILDNWNMFVGSQATNYGEDLTRKHDEL
- the RCN3 gene encoding reticulocalbin-3 isoform X2, producing MWVLAGWWVLALCAVGGALAKPPPEKKDRVHHGKELSDHQHDDNQDFQYDHEAFLGKEQAKTFDQLTPEESQERLGKIVDRIDGNRDGFVTQAELKDWIRHTQNRYIYENVDKNWADYDRDHDGRIAWAEFKNATYGYYEGEEFSDLEDKHSYRKMLVRDERRFKAADKDGDLVATREEFTAFLHPEEFDYMKDVVITETIEDIDKNGDGYVQVDEYIGDMYSSEAGEPEPDWVRTERQQFLDFRDMDRDGRLDPAEIGHWILPQDYDHAEVEAKHLIYESDKDKDERLTKQEILDNWNMFVGSQATNYGEDLTRKHDEL